Proteins encoded together in one Psychrobacter sanguinis window:
- the dut gene encoding dUTP diphosphatase, which translates to MNSVQVKILNPKIGNDENFPMPTRATDGSAGIDLRACIDAPITIKAGETQLIGTGMAIYIADPNYAGIILPRSGLGHKHGIVLGNLVGLIDADYQGELMVSIWNRSDSDFVLNPAERMAQYMVVPVMRPEFEIVEEFNELSARGAGGFGHSGRQ; encoded by the coding sequence ATGAACTCTGTACAAGTCAAAATATTAAACCCTAAAATTGGCAATGATGAAAACTTCCCAATGCCTACCCGCGCTACTGATGGCTCTGCTGGCATTGATTTACGGGCCTGTATTGATGCGCCTATCACCATTAAGGCGGGTGAAACTCAGCTAATCGGTACTGGTATGGCCATTTATATTGCTGATCCTAATTATGCTGGGATTATTTTGCCTCGCTCAGGCTTAGGCCATAAGCATGGGATTGTACTGGGTAACTTAGTGGGTCTTATTGATGCCGATTATCAAGGCGAACTAATGGTGAGCATTTGGAACCGTAGTGACAGCGACTTTGTGCTAAATCCTGCAGAGCGAATGGCTCAATACATGGTAGTACCTGTAATGCGTCCTGAGTTCGAGATTGTTGAAGAATTTAATGAGCTAAGTGCACGCGGCGCAGGTGGTTTTGGCCATTCAGGTCGCCAATAG